A window from Vulpes lagopus strain Blue_001 chromosome 23, ASM1834538v1, whole genome shotgun sequence encodes these proteins:
- the RNASE10 gene encoding inactive ribonuclease-like protein 10: protein MKLTVVQILFMMLLLLLGLGMGLGLGLQMAAAVLEDSDQSLMEFWSSDLEDTAEATKGEGSRTTENLVLSSKGVLPPGWPEDPILGEDEVAGNKVGGEPLLPSNKAYLRSDLLARECNTLMAPKVKGHNRTCISQYTFIHEDLDAVQAVCNSPVVACQLKGGKCHRSSRPFDLTFCRLSKPGQVTPHCHYITFIFEKYIIISCNDMKVQVVSGQ, encoded by the coding sequence ATGAAGCTGACTGTGGTGCAGATCCTCTTTATGATGCTGCTGCTCCTTCTGGGTCTGGGAATGGGCCTGGGCTTGGGGCTTCAGATGGCTGCAGCCGTCCTGGAGGACAGCGATCAGTCCCTGATGGAGTTTTGGTCCAGCGACTTGGAGGACACGGCCGAGGCCACTAAAGGAGAGGGCAGCCGGACTACGGAGAACTTGGTGCTTAGCAGCAAAGGCGTGCTGCCCCCCGGCTGGCCCGAAGACCCCATCCTCGGTGAAGACGAAGTGGCAGGAAACAAGGTGGGAGGGGAGCCTCTCCTTCCCAGCAACAAAGCCTACCTTCGGTCTGACCTGCTGGCCAGGGAATGCAACACCCTGATGGCGCCCAAGGTGAAGGGTCACAACCGCACGTGCATAAGCCAGTACACGTTCATCCATGAGGACCTTGACGCCGTCCAGGCCGTCTGCAACAGTCCCGTCGTGGCCTGTCAGCTCAAGGGAGGCAAATGCCACAGAAGCTCCCGTCCTTTTGACTTGACCTTCTGCAGGTTGTCCAAACCTGGCCAGGTCACTCCTCACTGCCATTAcatcactttcatttttgaaaagtatattaTCATATCCTGCAATGACATGAAGGTCCAGGTAGTGTCTGGACAATGA